In the Sediminibacter sp. Hel_I_10 genome, one interval contains:
- a CDS encoding efflux RND transporter periplasmic adaptor subunit — protein MKRIYILIISMALVACGNSEKQPEQKEGTNAHAEDVSITKAQFEGEDMAFGTLVEFDFNQSIKANGMIDVPPHNKSSVTTFVAGYITKTPLLVGDRVKKGQLLVTLENTEFVEIQQNYLEVAEQLNYLKSEFTRQKTLYDEQITSEKNYLKAESTYKSNLAHYNGLQKKLQMMNINPSNVLAGNISTTINLYAPIDGYVTKVNVSNGTYVSTSEVIMEIVDTDHIHLELSVFEKDIMNVKKGQKILFKIPEASGKSFEAEVHLVGTTIDDKTRRVKVHGHFDNDQENFIVGMFIDAEIITDTQKQLGLPREAVIEVGDNAFALVLVEQNENGFNFEKVKLELGNQTENSFEILNAEALKDKQIVIKGTSMLLSDSGGEHNH, from the coding sequence ATGAAACGTATATATATCCTCATAATTTCAATGGCTCTAGTAGCTTGTGGAAATTCAGAAAAACAACCAGAGCAAAAGGAAGGCACAAATGCTCATGCAGAAGATGTGTCTATTACAAAAGCCCAATTTGAAGGTGAAGACATGGCCTTTGGCACCTTAGTCGAATTTGATTTTAATCAATCAATAAAAGCCAACGGGATGATTGATGTGCCACCTCATAATAAATCTAGCGTAACTACTTTTGTTGCTGGCTATATTACTAAGACACCTTTATTGGTTGGAGATAGGGTTAAAAAAGGACAACTTTTAGTGACTTTGGAAAACACGGAGTTTGTGGAAATTCAGCAGAATTACCTGGAAGTTGCAGAACAATTGAACTATTTGAAATCTGAATTTACGCGTCAGAAAACGCTATATGATGAACAAATTACTTCAGAAAAAAATTATCTCAAAGCTGAAAGTACCTATAAAAGTAATTTGGCTCATTACAACGGATTACAGAAAAAATTACAAATGATGAACATTAATCCGTCAAACGTCTTGGCCGGAAATATCAGCACAACCATTAACCTTTATGCGCCAATTGATGGTTATGTTACTAAGGTAAATGTAAGCAACGGGACTTATGTATCCACAAGCGAAGTGATCATGGAAATTGTAGATACCGATCATATTCACTTAGAGCTATCGGTTTTTGAAAAAGACATCATGAACGTAAAGAAGGGACAAAAAATTCTATTTAAGATTCCTGAAGCTTCAGGAAAAAGTTTTGAAGCAGAAGTACACTTGGTGGGCACCACAATTGACGATAAAACAAGACGTGTTAAAGTGCACGGGCATTTTGATAATGATCAAGAAAATTTTATTGTTGGAATGTTTATAGATGCAGAAATTATCACTGATACTCAAAAGCAGCTGGGTTTGCCAAGAGAGGCGGTCATTGAGGTCGGTGATAATGCGTTCGCTTTAGTTTTAGTGGAGCAAAATGAGAACGGCTTTAATTTTGAGAAAGTAAAATTGGAGTTGGGAAACCAAACCGAAAACAGCTTTGAGATTTTAAATGCTGAAGCTTTAAAGGATAAGCAAATTGTAATTAAAGGGACGAGTATGTTGCTTAGTGATAGTGGTGGAGAACATAATCATTAA
- a CDS encoding DUF3575 domain-containing protein, with protein sequence MKKIVFCALMLCVTLSALSQEDTTAPDVYEKYNEVKINGIFLLIGAIEASYERNLSESSSVGISAFVPFDVDIDLNYYVSPYYRVFFGNKYAAGFFLEGFGMLNSVRNEEYYFISNGDSVISYSEGEDYTNFALGLGVGGKWVVKNGFTFELVGGIGRNLLDTKDSDVEIVGKLGFNLGYRF encoded by the coding sequence ATGAAAAAAATAGTTTTTTGTGCGCTTATGTTGTGTGTAACGCTTTCTGCATTGTCTCAAGAAGATACGACTGCACCTGATGTTTATGAAAAATATAACGAAGTAAAAATTAATGGTATATTTCTCTTGATTGGAGCCATTGAAGCCAGTTATGAGCGCAATTTATCCGAATCCTCTTCTGTAGGGATTTCTGCATTTGTACCCTTTGATGTTGACATTGACCTTAATTATTATGTCTCGCCATACTACCGTGTGTTCTTCGGAAACAAATATGCGGCGGGTTTCTTTTTGGAAGGCTTTGGAATGTTAAATTCTGTAAGAAATGAAGAGTATTATTTTATAAGTAATGGCGATTCGGTAATTAGCTACAGCGAAGGTGAAGATTATACAAATTTTGCTTTAGGCTTAGGTGTTGGAGGCAAATGGGTGGTTAAAAACGGATTTACTTTTGAGCTTGTTGGTGGCATAGGACGTAATTTGTTAGATACTAAAGACTCAGATGTCGAGATTGTGGGCAAACTTGGCTTTAATTTAGGGTATCGATTTTAA